The Streptomyces europaeiscabiei genome window below encodes:
- a CDS encoding right-handed parallel beta-helix repeat-containing protein has translation MTRQQLSSVRRTLRGAVVLPLAAGLLLASAAISPAADGDGKPQVSAADAENETALVAAEDHRLDQVRAVAAVAPLKGGEWKAPYRLDTGDGYTLVLTQRSNAYTVSDLLELAPQTFVRQPDGAYLLTENIYLNAGAKLKLSNPGGLTLRMASSNKGFVSIVSFGGRLTLEGTPQAPLRITSWNDNKKKPDKDVRDGRAYIRAIGGQFSMKYAKVGDLGFWSGRTGGLSLTGTDRPDTGNIDDSTVAPGSKGGSGGVVAQPSGSLATPDTRFSVPSLSYVSAEIGHSTLTGNAFGLFLSGANGVSISDSTVRRSLEHGVVLHRFVTNAVVERTVSKDNGGDGFVLARATEQVRVSGSTAEGNGGNGFTLSGRPLASGPSASGESISSYGSNSVSDSTARDNGHYGIEIFGGKDVGVQNNRVEGGDMGIVARKDATKVAITGNRLVGQSRQGISVRDGVTAATITGNIVESTETGIYIRDSVGEIRGNTIQDGTNHGITLVGGVAESIITYNVISGVGPSAVDTTRAHGGIAVRENQTFAWHDTSSFWVKFRHYASPMTLLWTFILLLILFSAVLGRRQARKGHRHGGQRLGRHPYEDKKSVTNSASVVEIPVRQAPERSWFSKEDEETTSLRALTPQSVPAARPPR, from the coding sequence ATGACGCGTCAACAACTCTCGTCCGTCCGGCGGACACTGCGGGGCGCGGTCGTGCTGCCGCTCGCCGCCGGTCTGCTCCTCGCTTCCGCGGCCATCTCACCGGCCGCCGACGGAGACGGCAAGCCGCAGGTCAGTGCCGCCGACGCGGAGAACGAGACCGCGCTCGTGGCAGCCGAGGACCATCGACTGGACCAGGTCCGCGCGGTCGCCGCCGTCGCCCCCCTGAAGGGCGGCGAGTGGAAGGCGCCGTACCGGCTGGACACCGGGGACGGCTACACCCTGGTCCTCACCCAGCGCAGCAACGCCTACACCGTCTCGGACCTGCTCGAACTGGCTCCGCAGACGTTCGTCCGCCAGCCGGACGGCGCGTATCTGCTGACCGAGAACATCTATCTCAACGCGGGTGCCAAGCTGAAGCTGTCCAACCCCGGCGGACTGACGCTGCGGATGGCCAGCAGCAACAAGGGCTTCGTCAGCATCGTCTCCTTCGGCGGCCGGCTCACCCTGGAGGGCACCCCGCAGGCGCCCCTGCGGATCACCAGCTGGAACGACAACAAGAAGAAGCCGGACAAGGACGTACGGGACGGCCGGGCCTACATCCGCGCCATCGGCGGCCAGTTCTCCATGAAGTACGCCAAGGTCGGCGATCTCGGGTTCTGGAGCGGGCGCACCGGCGGCCTGAGCCTGACCGGAACCGACCGCCCCGACACCGGCAACATCGACGACTCGACGGTGGCGCCGGGCTCGAAGGGCGGCAGCGGCGGCGTCGTGGCCCAGCCCTCCGGCTCGCTGGCCACGCCGGACACCCGGTTCTCGGTGCCCAGCCTCTCCTACGTCTCCGCGGAGATCGGACACTCCACCCTCACGGGCAACGCCTTCGGGCTGTTCCTGTCCGGCGCCAACGGCGTCAGCATCAGCGACAGCACCGTGCGCCGGAGCCTGGAACACGGTGTGGTCCTGCACCGGTTCGTCACCAACGCCGTGGTCGAGCGGACCGTCTCCAAGGACAACGGCGGCGACGGGTTCGTGCTCGCCCGTGCCACCGAGCAGGTCCGGGTCAGCGGTTCCACCGCCGAGGGCAACGGCGGCAACGGGTTCACGCTCAGCGGCCGGCCGCTCGCCAGCGGCCCCTCGGCATCCGGCGAGTCCATCAGCAGCTACGGCTCCAACTCCGTGTCCGACAGCACCGCCAGGGACAACGGCCACTACGGCATCGAGATCTTCGGCGGCAAGGACGTCGGTGTGCAGAACAACCGCGTCGAGGGCGGCGACATGGGCATCGTGGCCCGCAAGGACGCCACCAAGGTCGCCATCACCGGGAACCGGCTCGTCGGCCAGTCACGGCAGGGCATCTCGGTGCGTGACGGAGTGACCGCCGCGACCATCACGGGCAACATCGTCGAAAGCACCGAAACCGGCATCTACATACGGGACTCGGTCGGCGAGATACGCGGCAACACGATCCAGGACGGCACCAACCACGGGATCACCCTCGTCGGCGGCGTCGCCGAGTCGATCATCACGTACAACGTCATCTCCGGGGTCGGCCCGAGCGCCGTGGACACCACCCGGGCCCACGGTGGCATCGCGGTCAGGGAGAACCAGACGTTCGCCTGGCACGACACCAGCTCTTTCTGGGTCAAGTTCCGGCACTACGCCAGCCCGATGACGCTGCTCTGGACGTTCATCCTGCTGCTCATCCTGTTCTCCGCCGTTCTGGGCCGACGCCAGGCCCGCAAGGGACACCGTCACGGCGGACAACGCCTGGGCAGGCACCCGTACGAGGACAAGAAGTCGGTGACCAACAGCGCGTCCGTCGTCGAGATCCCCGTCCGTCAGGCGCCCGAGCGCAGCTGGTTCTCCAAGGAGGACGAGGAGACCACCAGCCTGCGCGCCCTGACTCCCCAGTCCGTCCCAGCCGCCCGTCCGCCCCGATGA
- a CDS encoding UDP-glucose dehydrogenase family protein: MTSSGDTDTTAPRLTVIGTGYLGATHAICMAVLGFDVLGVDVDPGKIERLNSGEVPFFEPGLPELLAKALDSGRLRFTTSFAEAGEFGDVHFVCVGTPQQRDSYAADMTFVDGAVSELAQHLRRRTLVVGKSTVPVGTAARLTEIVRRTAPAGADVELAWNPEFLREGYAVDDTMRPDRLVFGTASQWAEEQLRAAFAPVIAQGTPVVVTDLPTAELVKVAANSFLATKISYINAMAEVCEATGADVTGLAEALAYDDRIGGRFLKPGLGFGGGCLPKDIRAFSHRAEELGVGQAVSFLREVDAINQRRRARTVDLVRELAGGELAGAKVTALGAAFKPNSDDIRDAPALDVARTLHQAGAQVTVIDPAAVENARRAYPDLTYGTDVLTAATGADVVVLLTEWAEFREIDPHALGAVVARRRIVDGRHALDPAQWRAAGWDYRALGRP, translated from the coding sequence ATGACCTCGTCGGGCGACACCGACACAACCGCGCCGCGCCTCACCGTCATAGGCACCGGATACCTCGGTGCCACCCACGCCATCTGCATGGCCGTCCTGGGCTTCGACGTCCTCGGCGTGGACGTCGACCCCGGCAAGATCGAGCGGCTGAACTCGGGCGAGGTGCCGTTCTTCGAGCCCGGACTGCCCGAACTGCTCGCGAAGGCCCTCGACAGCGGCCGGCTGCGGTTCACCACGAGCTTCGCCGAGGCCGGGGAGTTCGGCGACGTCCACTTCGTCTGCGTGGGCACGCCCCAGCAGCGGGACTCGTACGCGGCGGACATGACCTTCGTCGACGGCGCGGTGAGCGAACTCGCCCAGCACCTGCGCAGGCGCACCCTGGTGGTCGGCAAGTCCACGGTCCCGGTGGGCACGGCCGCCCGGCTGACGGAGATCGTCCGGCGGACCGCCCCGGCCGGGGCCGACGTCGAACTCGCCTGGAACCCGGAGTTCCTGCGCGAGGGCTACGCCGTCGACGACACCATGCGGCCCGACCGGCTGGTCTTCGGCACCGCGTCGCAGTGGGCCGAGGAGCAGCTGCGTGCCGCCTTCGCCCCGGTGATCGCCCAGGGCACCCCGGTGGTCGTCACCGACCTGCCCACCGCCGAGCTGGTCAAGGTGGCCGCCAACTCCTTCCTCGCCACGAAGATCTCGTACATCAACGCCATGGCGGAGGTCTGCGAGGCGACCGGCGCCGACGTCACGGGTCTCGCGGAGGCGCTGGCCTACGACGACCGGATCGGCGGCCGGTTCCTCAAGCCGGGCCTCGGCTTCGGCGGCGGCTGCCTGCCCAAGGACATCCGGGCCTTCAGCCATCGCGCCGAGGAACTGGGAGTCGGCCAGGCCGTCTCCTTCCTGCGCGAGGTCGACGCCATCAACCAGCGGCGCCGGGCCCGCACGGTGGACCTCGTCCGCGAACTGGCCGGCGGGGAGCTGGCCGGTGCCAAGGTGACCGCGCTGGGGGCGGCGTTCAAGCCCAACTCCGACGACATCCGCGATGCCCCCGCCCTGGACGTGGCCAGGACCCTGCACCAGGCCGGCGCCCAGGTGACCGTCATCGACCCGGCGGCCGTCGAGAACGCCCGCCGCGCCTACCCGGACCTGACCTACGGTACGGACGTGCTCACCGCGGCCACCGGGGCCGATGTGGTGGTGCTGCTCACGGAATGGGCCGAGTTCCGTGAGATCGACCCGCATGCCCTGGGTGCGGTCGTGGCCCGGCGCCGGATCGTCGACGGACGGCACGCCCTCGACCCGGCGCAGTGGCGCGCCGCGGGGTGGGACTACCGCGCACTGGGCCGACCCTGA
- a CDS encoding glycosyltransferase produces the protein MSDFFDDVWSWMVMVTAETSWRELMPLGIAGAFVWGLWLYRAVLSRFAKPVVNNYRTTVSVVVPAYREDASILLDCLDTWLAQDPTEVIIVPDVEDTEVLRRLAQVTDSRVRVLAFEHRGKRSALGVGIRAATSELVVLVDSDTRWEPGLLAAVQMPFVDPAVGGVGTQQNVYQRRTSVWRRIADWLVNLRYYDYVPAMGRAGAVACLSGRTAAYRRAAIEPVLENLENEFFLGRRCVAGDDGRLTWLVLASGYKTVHQSSARAISMFPSSFRAFVKQRVRWSRNSYRCYLTALYKGWLWRVPLVTKITVLQILLTPVTMGMALGYLLFSRLELTGRGVVLVLIWLLVGRGIRGYSHLRKHPQELLLLPLLALVVIMISLPIKLFAFLTMNRQGWLTRTSDRIGGEGQDSSSLGGATRVTASSWPEVQQS, from the coding sequence GTGTCGGATTTCTTCGACGATGTCTGGTCATGGATGGTCATGGTGACCGCCGAGACATCGTGGCGCGAGTTGATGCCGCTGGGCATCGCCGGCGCCTTCGTCTGGGGCCTGTGGCTCTATCGGGCAGTGCTCTCCCGGTTCGCCAAGCCAGTGGTGAACAACTACCGGACCACGGTGTCCGTGGTGGTCCCGGCATACCGGGAGGACGCGAGCATCCTGCTGGACTGCCTGGACACCTGGCTGGCGCAGGATCCCACCGAGGTCATCATCGTCCCGGACGTGGAGGACACGGAAGTCCTGCGCAGGCTGGCGCAGGTGACGGATTCCCGGGTCCGGGTGCTGGCGTTCGAGCACCGTGGGAAGCGGTCGGCCCTGGGGGTGGGGATCCGGGCCGCGACGAGCGAGCTGGTGGTGCTCGTGGACTCGGACACCCGTTGGGAGCCGGGACTGCTGGCCGCCGTCCAGATGCCCTTCGTCGATCCCGCGGTCGGCGGTGTCGGCACCCAGCAGAACGTCTACCAGCGCCGGACCAGCGTCTGGCGGCGCATCGCCGACTGGCTGGTCAACCTCCGCTACTACGACTACGTCCCGGCCATGGGCCGCGCCGGCGCCGTGGCCTGTCTGTCCGGCCGGACGGCGGCGTACCGGCGGGCCGCGATCGAGCCCGTGCTGGAGAACCTGGAGAACGAGTTCTTCCTGGGCCGGCGCTGCGTCGCCGGTGACGACGGGCGGCTGACCTGGCTGGTGCTGGCCTCCGGCTACAAGACCGTGCACCAGTCCTCCGCACGGGCGATATCGATGTTCCCGTCCTCGTTCCGCGCCTTCGTCAAGCAGCGGGTGCGCTGGAGCAGGAACTCCTACCGCTGCTACCTGACCGCCCTGTACAAGGGCTGGCTGTGGCGGGTCCCCCTGGTCACCAAGATCACTGTGCTGCAGATCCTGCTGACGCCGGTGACGATGGGCATGGCGCTCGGGTACCTGTTGTTCAGCCGCCTGGAGCTGACCGGCCGGGGCGTGGTCCTCGTACTGATCTGGCTGCTCGTGGGGCGTGGCATCCGTGGCTACTCCCACCTGCGCAAGCATCCGCAGGAGCTGCTGCTGCTGCCGCTGCTCGCTCTCGTCGTCATCATGATCTCGCTGCCGATCAAGCTGTTCGCCTTCCTCACCATGAACAGGCAGGGCTGGCTGACCCGCACCAGCGACCGCATCGGCGGAGAGGGACAGGACTCCTCCTCCCTGGGAGGTGCGACGCGGGTCACCGCGTCCTCGTGGCCGGAGGTGCAGCAGTCATGA
- a CDS encoding right-handed parallel beta-helix repeat-containing protein yields the protein MSSEPTTSNPPPTPERGPARQPALWLAGGAFLLALTALIVAVTGDGDGSEPEVTAGATTAGPRTPEASPNEEEPSALPTRSVIEEAPTEQATSGSVPDAAVTCPAASVKVSDTATLEQALAQARPGDSISLGNGTYVGNFTAEVSGTAAKPIFLCGGAGAVVDGGDTDDGYAFHLDRVSNWRLVGFTVRNAQKGVMADGTVGTVIQGLTVEQIGDEAIHLRNFSSDNMVRDNTIRDTGLRREKYGEGVYIGTAKSNWCTVSDCKTDASDRNVVLGNHISDTTAESIDIKEGTSDGKVIDNTFDGSKLSGSHNNDSWVDVKGNGWLLQGNTGSHSPEDGFQTHKLVNGWGTGNIFKDNTANVDGPGYGFHLTSDGNKVTCDNKAKDAGEGLANVDCAS from the coding sequence ATGTCTTCCGAACCGACCACGTCGAACCCGCCGCCCACCCCCGAGCGCGGTCCCGCCCGGCAGCCGGCCCTCTGGCTGGCGGGGGGTGCGTTCCTGCTCGCCCTGACGGCGCTCATCGTGGCGGTGACGGGTGACGGCGACGGATCGGAACCGGAGGTGACGGCCGGGGCCACCACCGCGGGACCCAGGACGCCCGAGGCATCACCGAACGAGGAGGAACCGTCGGCCCTGCCGACCCGGTCGGTCATCGAGGAAGCCCCGACCGAACAGGCCACCAGCGGTTCGGTGCCCGACGCCGCGGTGACCTGCCCGGCCGCCTCCGTCAAGGTGAGCGACACCGCCACGCTCGAACAGGCTCTCGCCCAGGCGCGACCGGGAGACAGCATCTCCCTGGGCAACGGCACCTACGTGGGCAACTTCACCGCCGAGGTCTCCGGCACCGCCGCGAAGCCGATCTTCCTGTGCGGTGGTGCCGGAGCGGTCGTCGACGGCGGCGACACGGACGACGGCTACGCCTTCCACCTGGACCGCGTCAGCAACTGGCGGCTGGTCGGCTTCACCGTCCGCAACGCCCAGAAGGGCGTGATGGCGGACGGCACGGTGGGCACCGTCATCCAGGGCCTCACCGTCGAACAGATCGGTGACGAGGCCATCCACCTGCGTAACTTCAGCTCGGACAACATGGTCCGGGACAACACCATCCGCGACACCGGCCTGCGCCGCGAGAAGTACGGCGAGGGCGTCTACATCGGCACCGCCAAGTCCAACTGGTGCACCGTGAGCGACTGCAAGACGGACGCCAGCGACCGCAACGTGGTGCTCGGCAACCACATCAGCGACACGACCGCCGAGTCGATCGACATCAAGGAAGGCACCAGCGACGGCAAGGTCATCGACAACACCTTCGACGGATCGAAGCTGAGCGGCTCCCACAACAACGACTCCTGGGTCGACGTGAAGGGCAACGGCTGGCTGCTTCAGGGCAACACCGGGAGCCACTCCCCCGAGGACGGCTTCCAGACCCACAAGCTGGTCAACGGCTGGGGCACCGGCAACATCTTCAAGGACAACACCGCGAACGTGGACGGGCCCGGCTACGGCTTCCACCTCACGTCCGACGGCAACAAAGTCACCTGCGACAACAAGGCGAAGGACGCCGGCGAGGGTCTCGCCAACGTCGACTGCGCCTCCTGA
- a CDS encoding MBL fold metallo-hydrolase, protein MTHRPEQRVSHPQRLDKGHPFRQWKTWRIPGTGLTLTGYSRANDKTFFHVPELRCGLDAGLAEGRQVETVLLTHTHLDHSKDLDYLAARDAGVDIYLPADAEPYAQAYLRASSELNHGAGFDPSLSAGCRLHGVRPGEEFSVGRRGEYAVRVVECLHKVPCVGYCFAEKKTVLKPEYEELKASMVAAGRAREFGRIIAERRKEGAGTVDREIRRPAFAFLGDTHASVFARNPWLFDYPVIITECTYLDDDRLTRAREVGHTVWSELRPVVEAHPENLFVLTHFSLRHSDREVVEFFRNELESGAVGHLDNVVLWVHPESRLTEQHQSHG, encoded by the coding sequence ATGACCCACCGACCTGAGCAGCGTGTCAGCCACCCTCAACGGCTCGACAAGGGGCATCCGTTCCGCCAGTGGAAGACGTGGCGCATACCCGGGACCGGTCTGACCCTGACCGGGTACTCACGGGCGAACGACAAGACCTTCTTCCACGTCCCCGAGCTGCGGTGCGGCCTCGATGCCGGTCTGGCCGAGGGCCGGCAGGTGGAGACGGTGCTCCTGACCCACACCCATCTCGACCATTCCAAGGACCTCGACTATCTGGCCGCCAGGGACGCGGGGGTGGACATCTACCTGCCGGCCGACGCCGAACCCTACGCGCAGGCCTATCTGCGTGCTTCGAGCGAGCTGAACCACGGGGCGGGGTTCGATCCGTCCCTCTCCGCGGGGTGCCGCCTGCACGGTGTGCGACCGGGTGAGGAGTTCTCCGTGGGCCGCCGCGGGGAGTACGCGGTCCGCGTCGTCGAGTGCCTGCACAAGGTGCCGTGCGTGGGCTACTGCTTCGCGGAGAAGAAGACGGTCCTGAAGCCGGAGTACGAAGAGCTGAAGGCATCGATGGTCGCGGCGGGCCGGGCCCGGGAGTTCGGCCGGATCATCGCCGAGCGACGCAAGGAGGGCGCCGGCACGGTCGACCGGGAGATCCGCCGCCCCGCCTTCGCCTTCCTCGGGGACACCCACGCGAGCGTGTTCGCTCGGAACCCCTGGCTGTTCGACTACCCGGTCATCATCACCGAGTGCACCTACCTCGACGACGACCGGCTCACCCGGGCCCGGGAGGTCGGACACACCGTGTGGAGCGAACTCCGTCCGGTGGTCGAGGCACATCCGGAGAACCTGTTCGTGCTGACCCACTTCAGCCTGCGCCACTCCGACCGGGAGGTCGTCGAGTTCTTCCGGAACGAGCTGGAGAGCGGAGCGGTCGGGCATCTCGACAACGTCGTGCTGTGGGTACACCCCGAGAGCCGGCTGACCGAGCAGCACCAGAGCCACGGATGA